CCTTTCCTTATCTGGAAAGTGATGCGCCTTATTCATTCTAATTATAAAACTCAACAGGACCGCTTTTCCGAACTTACCGGCGTAGCTCAAGAAACTGTGGGCGGCATCCGTGTTATTAAAAGTTTTGCTCAAGAGGACAACCGCACAACATTGTTTAACGGTGTCAGTTCCGCTTTTGAAAAAGCTTGTAACAAAGTCGCACGCATTGATGCGTTCTTTGTTCCGGTGATGGAGTTTGGCGTTACTTCTGGCAGCGTGATTTTATTGTTCATCGCAAAGGATGACATTTATTCTGGCGCTGTGACCATTGGAACTTTCGTGGCGTTTCATCGCTACATCCAAAAAATGGTCTGGCCGATGACAGCCTTGGGGATGGGTTTTTCTTATTTCCAAAAAGGTTATGCTTCCTTTGATCGCATTAAGGATGTTCTTAAAACAGAAACAGACATTCCTGATAACGGCACTTACGAAATCGCTGAATTTAAAACTTTGGAATTTAAAAACGTTTCTTACAAACATAAAGGCAGTGACCATTATGTTTTGAAAAACGTTTCCTTTTCTTTAAATGCCGGCGAGAGCTTAGGAATCATGGGCCCTGTTGGCGCCGGGAAAACGACTTTGCTTCATCTGCTTTCTCGTATGTACCCGCTTGAAGAAGGACAGATTCTTATTAACGGAGTGTCGATCGAAAATATTTCTCAAGAGTCTTTACGGAAAACTTTGTTGCTTGTTCCTCAAGAGGCTTTTTTATTTAGTGAAAGCATTTCGGAGAACGTCAGCTTCGGTCTTAAAGAACGCGCCTCTGAAGAAGAAATATTACGCATGACGGAGATTGTGGATCTCAGTAAAGAAATTGATTCTTTACCGCACAAGTACGATTCACAGTTGGGCGAAAGAGGTGTCAACCTTTCCGGCGGACAAAAACAACGTCTGACTATTGCTCGCGGTTTGATCATGAAAACTCCCGTCTTGGTTTTGGATGACTCTTTAAGTGCTGTGGATACGCGCACCGAAAAAGCCATTGAAGAAGAATTGGCGAAGAGCAATTCCACAACCAGCCGAATTATTGTGGCTCATCGCCTGTCTTCATTAAAGGCCGTGAATCATTTGTTGATTTTGAAAGACGGCCAAGTCGAAGCCCATGGCACTTACGAAGAAGTTTTAAATGTGAGCCCGACATTCCAAAAAACCGTGCAAATCCAAGAGAAAGGAGATCACCATGAGTGAAAATTTCATGCATGAAGACCTGGTGAAAACCAAGATCACCTACCCGGTTCTTTTTAAACGCCTGTGGCCTTATGCTCGCCGCGAAAAGTTATTACTTTTTTCTGCGATCTTTGCTGTCGCTGGTGGCGCTATTGTGGCGCGTTTGATTCCTGCTTTGATTGGATATGCGATTGATCACGGCGTGAAGGAAAAAGACTATAGCGTTTTCACGAAAGTCGCTTACGCTTATTTGATTTTAGAAATCTTCCGTTCTTGCTTTTCTTTTGCGAACGTTTTTCTATTCCAACTTTTCGGGAATAGAATGCTTTTTCATTTGCGCGAAGATTTAATGGCTCATGTGCAAAGACTGCCTTTGCAGTTTTTCAATAAAACGCCGACAGGTCGAATCGTGACTCGTTTGACGAACGACGTGATGTCTTTAGGCGAGCTTTTCACTGATGGCGTGATTTCGGTCTTCACGCATTTTGTGATTATCATGTCTGTTGTCGTGGCTTTGGCTTTGATTTCTTGGAAACTGACTCTTGTGAGCTTGGTTTTAGCGCCATTTTTTATTGGTGCTTCGTTTTATTTAAGCAATCGCATCCGCGATATCTTAAGAGAACAGAAAAAGAAATTATCGTTGATCAATGCATTTTTGGCCGAAAACTTGAACGGCATCAAGGTCGTTCAGCTTTACAACCGCGTTTTCCGCAACCGTGAAAAGTTTGGCGTTCTTTCCGTTGATTACCGCGATACAAATATGCGCTCCATCCGTGCCTATGCGCTGATGCAGCCGATTATGAATCTTTTTAATGCGACGACAATCACAGCGGCTTTATACTTTGGCGGACTGTTGAGTGCGCAGAACTCCATTGCGATTGGTGCTTTGGTGGCATTCTTGATGAACATTCAAGACTTCATCCCGCCTCTTCGTGAAATTTTGGAGAAATATCAGCAATTCCAAAACTCCTTAACGAGTGCCGAGCGTATTTTCACTTTGATGGATGAACCGCAAGAGTATGAACTGGAAAATCTGCAAACACCTGAGGTTGTTAAGGGTGACATTGAAATTCGCAATTTGAATTTCCAGTACGAAAGCAATTTGCCTTTTGTGCTAAAAAATATTTCTCTGCAAATCAAGGCCGGAGAATCCATCGCATTAGTAGGAAGAACTGGCAGTGGAAAATCGACGTTCATTTCATTGCTGCAAAGATTTTACGATGCGCCAGAGAAAAGTATTTTTATCGACGGCTTGGCTTTAGAAAGAATTCCTCGCACAGAGATCCGTCACCATGTCGGCGTCGTTCAGCAGGATAATTTTATCTTCCGTGGAACGATTCGCGATAATATCGGACTAGGTGATTCACGTATCACTGAAGAACAGATTCTGAAGGCTTGTGAAAAAACAGGCTATATGAGCCTTCTAAAGCGCACAGGTCGGGATCTTTTAAGTACAGTGGAAGAACGCGGTTCCAACTTGTCTGTCGGCGAAAGACAGCTGATCGCATTTGCGCGCATCTTAGCTTTCAATCCGGATATTTTGATTCTGGATGAAGCGACAGCAAATATCGACTCTGAAAGTGAGCACATCATTCAAGAGGCGACGAAGGAAATCACCAAGGGTCGCACAAGCATTATCATTGCTCACCGTCTTTCGACGATTCAGCAATGTGACCGCATTGTCGTTTTAGATCACGGAGAAGTTGCGGAAGTGGGCTCTCACGAAGAACTTATGAAAGCCCAAGGCCTTTATTATCAGTTTGCGTCTTTAGGTTTGAAGTCCACTTTGATGGATGCATCTGCTGCCGGAACTGCGGAGCCGTAGAAGCGAATGGCATTGATGGACTCGATATAATCCCATCCGTTCACGTTGCTACGAGGAACGGATTGGCCGTTGATCGTAACCGTGATGGATTCAATCACAGGCTTTTTAGAAAGTTTAAAGTCTGTGAGGATTTGATAGATGCGAGCGCGGATGTTTGTTACGGCTGATCCCAAACTAGATGTACAAATTGACTCTTGAACACCGCCAGAGACGTTAACTAAATCAATGAATCTCCAGCCTACCTCTGAATAGTCATTAAATGTAGTACAGTTTGTACTTGTAGGTGTTACCCCGATAAAGTTAAAGACCCAAGATCTTGAGCCATCGACCCAGGGGCGTTTGAGACCATCAAGCAAACCCGTGTAATATGGAGAGGGATTAGAAACTACACTCTTATCTTCTTCATTTGATAGCGCGATCACAACTAACAAAGCATCGTTACGAAAAAATCCCTTACCTTCATTAGCAAGATAGCCTGAAGACAAGGCATTTTCCATCGACTCAAGACCACGCTCGTTGTTACTGCCCGCTTCACCCACAATCATGCGGTTCTTAAGTGAATTCACAAGATCAGGAGTTGAAGATGTCACATACTTCGGGCTTCCAATAAAGCGACCGCCGTCAGGATTTGGACCTCCCATACTCGTCGTCACCACCGCCATATGATAATCCATTTTGAGGGAATTCAAACGCGCAACCAGATCAGGAACCTGGTTGCTGAGATTTTGCTGATGTTTCAACATGGAAGAGGAGTTATCAACAATCCAAAGAATATCCACTTTGTTATTATAGGTCACACTTTGATCAAAGTTGTCGGACGTTTCTGGAAGATCAAACTGCACACCCGAAGAACAAGCCATGAGAGCTGTTGACATCATGGCCGCCAACAAAGCTGAAAATTCCTTTTTCATAAATCCTCTTTCAACACGTTCATAGAAAACAAAATCTTATGCCGCTTTAGTCGTGAAGTTTTTAATCGACTCACGCGCCGATTGACTCAGAGTCGTGAATTTCACGCCGTATTTTACGGGCTCTGCTGTTGTTGCATTGGAAGCATCTTTCACGAATTGCTTACTCACGATCTGGCAAACCGCATTGAATGGAGGAACGCCGTCTCCGGGTTGGAAATGTAAGAACAAAGACTGGCCTGGCTGTAAATTTGGAGTATCAATCAAGACACCAGCTCCCCCGGCACTGATTTCCAAAGCTTGACCCCGGAATACAGTTTTATTGTTATGCACAATCAAAGAAGCACCGTAAGAAGCGCGTGCATGACGACGACGGAAGAAAATTTCTGCCACGTCGACATCTTTGGAATCTTTCATTCCGCGGATTTTATCTGAAGAGAACTCTTCTACTTCAGCCACACGTTTCCATGCAGGAAGTTTTGCGTGCCAGATGTAATCGTATTCAAACAAAGTTTTTTCCTGCAGCATTTGGATCAACTCCAACTGGCAGAAAGGTCCGTAGTTATTTCCCTCTTTGAGAATAAACCACTCTTTGTCCTTAAGAGCGTTTGCAAACCCCGCTTTTGGAAGAGGTGTCGCACTTGGACGAACCGACGGCTTCTGAGCTAGTTTCTGCGCAAACTCAGGGTGTTCAAGTAGCATCATCCATTCACCTACGTTTTCATCGTAAACGTAATCAGTCCATTGATGTTCCTGGGCCTCGATCTTTTTTAAGACTGTCTCATGCGTGTACGGTCCGATATGAGTCCCATTGTTAGAAAGATAATACTGTTTTGCCATTGTTCCGTTACTCCTTGGACCACCTATCGGCGCAAACAAGACTCGACTTAACTGTAGGAAATTAGACAATTTGTAAGAAAAATGATTCAAATTTTTTGTCGAACTTTTAGTCGTTTTTCATTCTGTAATTAAACTAAATAAAGTTAAAGGGATCCTCATGAAAGCCGATCAGATTACTGGGCGTTAAGAATTCCATTCTCAAACCGATAGAAGTTTATGGTTTTTATACAGAAGAAAGAAATGAAACTTAGAAAAAACATCCTCATTGTTGATAATAACTGTGAACTGGAGCAATCGGTGAAAGAGCCTTTGCTTAAGCAGCTTGAGAACTCCGGCGTGTCTCCTATCGTGGTGCGCGCAAAAGACGGAGCGGAAGCTGCGATTAAGTCGGAAAATCAAAAATTTGATATGGTTATCATCGACACCGAAGTCCCTCGTTTGATGGATGGCGGTTTTGTTTACGGCATTCATACTTATAAGAATACTCAGGACGCTGAAGTCATCGTGATCTCGCAAAAAGATCCCTCTGATCTTCCTGAATCTTTGCGCAGTTCTAAATTCTTTAAAAAGCCAGTCACTCCCGAAGAATTGATCAATGCCATGATCACGGTGCTAAATGTGCAACATCATGGACAAGCTAAAGACGCAAACACAGCAGCGGCGGCTACGAAATATGCCGTCGATGTGCGCGTGATCAATGCTGTGATCAAAGCGACAACCAATGTGCTTGAACAATTTGGTGTGACATCTGTGAAAATGGAAAAAGCCGGCCCAAAATCTCCGCAAGAGTGTTTAATGGGCGAAGTGTCTTCTGTGATTGATATTAAAAGTCAGTCCTTCCAGGGTTACTTGAGCATTTCTTTTGATAAGGGAAGTTTTTTGGAAGTTGTTTCCACGATGTTGATGGAAGAACAAACAGAACTTACTAAAGACAATCAAGATGCTGTGGGCGAAATCAATAATATTATTTTTGGTAACGCCAAATCTGAAATCACAAGCTACGGCGTTCAGATGACAGTTCCTCGCGTGCTTTTAGGATCAGATCAAGTCGTGCCTTGCGCGACGGGCTCCGCCGGAATGATGATTCCTTTTTCTACAAGCAAAGGGAAATTTTATTTGACGGTGGTTGCGCTGCCGATTGCGAAAGCGACGTAGATAAAACCGTCTATTCACTGCGAAAGATATTTTAATCCGGCTTCTTGGCGATATTTCATTTTATTATGTTGAGCACAAAAAAGCTGAGCATTCTCGATAGTGCTTTGACCGTTAGCCCACCGACTTTGCTTATGATCTATTTGTAAAAACCATCGGCCACCACATTGTTTTCCAGTGCTTGGATCTTTATACCGACAGCATTTATCTTTATTAATAACTGTTTTTCTAGTTCTCGCAGAAAATGGTTTTACTTCCACGGTGGCAGTGGCTTTCTCCTGAAAATGTGGTCGCACAGATGTTTTCTGTTTAATTACCCGATCGGTCACGTATTCTAGGTAATCCACGATATCATTCGAAGAAATGGCATGGGAAAGAAGAGCCTGGGCTTGCTGAATTTTGTCTGCAAGTTCTTTTGAAATAGTCAAAGACAAACATCTCGCGCGGCTTTTTGTATAAGTGATACCTGATGAAGTTTCACTTCACCCGACTGGATCTTTTCTCCCAATGTCGGAACTTCGCTTAGCAATCTCGCAGCATCAATTCTACGTTGCGCACTCCCCGCGGAATAGCCAACACCCTCGACTAAGTATAAAAACAAATTGGCAAAACCGTATTCCAGATACAGTCTGCGTTGGTCTATTTCCTTAATAGTCAGAAGAATTTCATGAAGTAATTCGCGTTCTTTCGCGACCAATGATTTAATTCTTTGATCAAGCTCGAATTTATTTAAACTTTTAAGATTCATTTTGTCCTCCATCTGAAAACCATCGCGACGCCTTCCAACAAGATTCACTGCCGCCGTGGCAGTACAATACCACAGCTTTTTCATCACGATTTTGATGGTTTTTAGAGGAGAAATGGCAATCTCAAGAGTTTAATTAAAAGCGTCCATTTGCTTCAAATTTGACCCCTAAGAAGACATTTTCAATAAATTAAGAAGCTTCTCGTAAAGAAAAATATGTATCAACAAAGGAGGGATAAAAATCTAACAAATTACCCACAAGGAAATTTTTATTACAAATAATTTCAACGCAAGGCTGAATCAACATTGTCCCGAAGAACGATCACTTCACAAATATTTTTACTGACGATGCCAATCTTAAAACTTATCAT
This region of Bdellovibrio sp. BCCA genomic DNA includes:
- a CDS encoding ABC transporter ATP-binding protein; this encodes MQSSTTDSSVLFNRPLWFYIKNNPRAFSLGIVFLIITNALDGVYPLIMKTAIDQIEAQVPLNNIGKTCLIFFAVMAGLAVSRYGWRTNFGRFHTFAAEHIRQKLFRHVTSLGPNFFHKNQVGELMSLLTNDVQSFRQAIGPGLLILADGVIIIAVILPIMATMNWAWTWKTLVFLPIVPFLIWKVMRLIHSNYKTQQDRFSELTGVAQETVGGIRVIKSFAQEDNRTTLFNGVSSAFEKACNKVARIDAFFVPVMEFGVTSGSVILLFIAKDDIYSGAVTIGTFVAFHRYIQKMVWPMTALGMGFSYFQKGYASFDRIKDVLKTETDIPDNGTYEIAEFKTLEFKNVSYKHKGSDHYVLKNVSFSLNAGESLGIMGPVGAGKTTLLHLLSRMYPLEEGQILINGVSIENISQESLRKTLLLVPQEAFLFSESISENVSFGLKERASEEEILRMTEIVDLSKEIDSLPHKYDSQLGERGVNLSGGQKQRLTIARGLIMKTPVLVLDDSLSAVDTRTEKAIEEELAKSNSTTSRIIVAHRLSSLKAVNHLLILKDGQVEAHGTYEEVLNVSPTFQKTVQIQEKGDHHE
- a CDS encoding ABC transporter ATP-binding protein; the encoded protein is MSENFMHEDLVKTKITYPVLFKRLWPYARREKLLLFSAIFAVAGGAIVARLIPALIGYAIDHGVKEKDYSVFTKVAYAYLILEIFRSCFSFANVFLFQLFGNRMLFHLREDLMAHVQRLPLQFFNKTPTGRIVTRLTNDVMSLGELFTDGVISVFTHFVIIMSVVVALALISWKLTLVSLVLAPFFIGASFYLSNRIRDILREQKKKLSLINAFLAENLNGIKVVQLYNRVFRNREKFGVLSVDYRDTNMRSIRAYALMQPIMNLFNATTITAALYFGGLLSAQNSIAIGALVAFLMNIQDFIPPLREILEKYQQFQNSLTSAERIFTLMDEPQEYELENLQTPEVVKGDIEIRNLNFQYESNLPFVLKNISLQIKAGESIALVGRTGSGKSTFISLLQRFYDAPEKSIFIDGLALERIPRTEIRHHVGVVQQDNFIFRGTIRDNIGLGDSRITEEQILKACEKTGYMSLLKRTGRDLLSTVEERGSNLSVGERQLIAFARILAFNPDILILDEATANIDSESEHIIQEATKEITKGRTSIIIAHRLSTIQQCDRIVVLDHGEVAEVGSHEELMKAQGLYYQFASLGLKSTLMDASAAGTAEP
- a CDS encoding GYF domain-containing protein encodes the protein MAKQYYLSNNGTHIGPYTHETVLKKIEAQEHQWTDYVYDENVGEWMMLLEHPEFAQKLAQKPSVRPSATPLPKAGFANALKDKEWFILKEGNNYGPFCQLELIQMLQEKTLFEYDYIWHAKLPAWKRVAEVEEFSSDKIRGMKDSKDVDVAEIFFRRRHARASYGASLIVHNNKTVFRGQALEISAGGAGVLIDTPNLQPGQSLFLHFQPGDGVPPFNAVCQIVSKQFVKDASNATTAEPVKYGVKFTTLSQSARESIKNFTTKAA
- a CDS encoding chemotaxis protein CheX gives rise to the protein MKLRKNILIVDNNCELEQSVKEPLLKQLENSGVSPIVVRAKDGAEAAIKSENQKFDMVIIDTEVPRLMDGGFVYGIHTYKNTQDAEVIVISQKDPSDLPESLRSSKFFKKPVTPEELINAMITVLNVQHHGQAKDANTAAAATKYAVDVRVINAVIKATTNVLEQFGVTSVKMEKAGPKSPQECLMGEVSSVIDIKSQSFQGYLSISFDKGSFLEVVSTMLMEEQTELTKDNQDAVGEINNIIFGNAKSEITSYGVQMTVPRVLLGSDQVVPCATGSAGMMIPFSTSKGKFYLTVVALPIAKAT